A single genomic interval of Aedes aegypti strain LVP_AGWG chromosome 1, AaegL5.0 Primary Assembly, whole genome shotgun sequence harbors:
- the LOC110674034 gene encoding centrosomal and chromosomal factor-like yields MAMAACYPNYDLSSSAGIGHQQQQQPSQLHHLSMPSRLTGGAPSMAQKDYSIPLHVDCSVEYELPNQAKPPVGARVEPLLMIHPCYFRKMESQRRSPFINNMPNSSRSSNSIVANVVDSSSMSRRSTKSSAQQQQQQQVQQQQQHAVVTSHQSTIQRHQNLQQQIDEYVQRQMAQRSQQAHYPVGAGSQQQQQQQQQQQSQHVQSQHHRHHSHQTQPQQQQQQQLHQQQSHMSSQQQSTNQYSLQSQQQQQQLVNTSDWSCYMAPDGVVRGYRKPNLANQTAYSNSNSSSSSSNSSKSKVIKRSNTGMPPQLTAAGSGGHQQHQQQHQQNLIAASCAAFNSGGSGLEGGLPSGPRWDIEKTSMAAVPRDFQAGPESLPIKANASLLATAAVSSQTAAASTNNNNNNNSYQPSATMYRNPSVVGKRDAMLSGGCGVYSNSSNNNNNLRNNNNVTELGGSGGGGSLWDSTAALLEKSPMATIPRDYQAGPEHMACSKMSAGAGGMLGATASGHSLMRSGASGNTAAASSYHHNHHHHQSSTSAAEKAALFAGKYRQHQRASHRLHPYMMTSSMGGSFPPLMAPAFPQMQQVSCYNV; encoded by the coding sequence ATGGCGATGGCAGCGTGCTATCCAAACTACGACCTGTCCTCGTCGGCCGGGATCGgacatcagcagcagcagcagccgtcGCAGTTGCATCATCTGTCGATGCCATCGCGGTTAACGGGTGGTGCACCGTCGATGGCCCAGAAAGACTACAGCATACCACTGCATGTGGACTGTAGCGTGGAGTACGAGTTACCAAATCAGGCCAAACCGCCGGTGGGAGCCCGAGTGGAACCGCTGTTGATGATTCACCCATGCTACTTCCGCAAGATGGAGAGCCAGCGGCGAAGTCCTTTCATAAACAATATGCCAAATTCATCCCGTAGTTCTAATTCAATTGTTGCCAATGTTGTTGATTCGTCGTCGATGAGCCGACGGAGTACTAAATCCAGTGcccagcagcaacaacagcagcaggtacaacagcaacagcagcatgCTGTTGTGACGAGCCATCAGAGTACTATCCAGCGTCACCAGAATTTGCAACAGCAAATCGATGAGTACGTACAACGACAGATGGCTCAACGGTCCCAACAGGCACATTATCCTGTTGGGGCTGGCAgtcagcaacaacaacagcagcagcagcaacaacagtcACAACACGTTCAATCTCAGCATCATCGCCATCATTCTCATCAAACGCAGCctcaacagcagcaacaacagcaactTCATCAACAGCAGTCACACATGTCCAGTCAACAGCAATCCACCAATCAGTACAGCTTGCAGAgtcaacagcagcaacaacaactaGTAAATACCTCAGACTGGAGCTGTTACATGGCCCCCGACGGGGTTGTCCGAGGCTACAGAAAACCCAACCTAGCCAACCAAACTGCCTACAGCAACAGTAACAGTAGCAGTAgtagcagcaacagcagcaagtCAAAAGTCATCAAGCGTAGTAATACGGGTATGCCACCGCAGCTGACAGCCGCCGGTTCTGGGGGCCATCAGCAGCATCAGCAACAGCACCAACAAAACCTAATAGCTGCCAGCTGTGCCGCTTTCAACAGCGGTGGCAGTGGTCTGGAAGGTGGCCTGCCTTCCGGTCCCCGATGGGACATCGAAAAGACTTCAATGGCCGCGGTGCCTCGCGATTTCCAGGCAGGCCCGGAATCGTTACCGATCAAAGCGAATGCTAGTCTACTGGCCACAGCAGCCGTCAGTTCTCAAACGGCCGCTGCCAGCACtaacaacaataacaacaacaacagctaTCAACCGTCGGCAACGATGTACCGGAACCCGTCGGTCGTTGGCAAACGTGATGCTATGCTTTCCGGAGGCTGTGGTGTATATAGTAATAGTAGCAACAATAATAATAACCTTAGGAACAATAACAACGTCACGGAGTTGGGCGGAAGTGGCGGTGGTGGAAGTCTGTGGGACTCGACGGCCGCCTTACTGGAGAAGAGTCCAATGGCCACCATTCCACGGGATTATCAAGCCGGACCGGAACACATGGCGTGTAGCAAAATGTCTGCCGGAGCAGGTGGCATGCTTGGTGCAACCGCTTCCGGTCACTCGCTGATGCGTTCCGGTGCTAGTGGCAACACGGCGGCGGCCAGCAGTTACCATCACAACCACCATCACCACCAGTCATCGACGTCGGCGGCGGAGAAGGCGGCCCTGTTTGCGGGCAAATATCGGCAACATCAGAGGGCCTCCCATCGGCTGCACCCGTACATGATGACCAGCTCGATGGGCGGCTCCTTTCCGCCGCTGATGGCTCCAGCATTCCCGCAGATGCAGCAAGTGTCGTGCTACAATGTGTGA